Proteins from a single region of Flaviflexus salsibiostraticola:
- the galE gene encoding UDP-glucose 4-epimerase GalE → MRVLITGGAGYIGSHTAVQLVEAGHEPIIVDSYINSTPGVLARIEKVTGRAVPAHELDLVDEEGTRALFEDVRPDAVIHFAGLKAVGESVEKPYDYYRNNLQSALSVVGGMMATGCRTMIFSSSATVYGEGSVPLTEEQSDLSSSNPYGWTKVMIEQVLTDIATASDLRVALLRYFNPVGAHPSGLMGEDPTGIPNNLMPYVAQVAGGKREKLTVFGGDYPTDDGTCLRDYLHVLDLADGHIAALEKISAEDISVRAWNLGRGTPVSVLELVHAFEQASGQKVAYEIGPRRAGDLTAVWADTTRAREELGWSAERTVEDMCADTWRWQRLNPDGYRTAL, encoded by the coding sequence TTGCGAGTACTCATCACAGGTGGAGCCGGCTACATCGGTTCGCACACAGCGGTTCAGCTGGTCGAGGCCGGGCACGAGCCCATCATCGTCGACAGCTACATCAACTCCACACCTGGCGTGCTCGCCCGGATCGAGAAGGTGACCGGCCGGGCGGTGCCCGCCCACGAATTGGACCTCGTCGATGAGGAGGGGACGCGGGCGCTCTTCGAGGATGTTCGGCCCGATGCGGTCATTCACTTCGCCGGCCTCAAGGCCGTCGGCGAGTCGGTGGAGAAGCCCTACGACTACTACCGCAACAACCTGCAGTCGGCCCTCTCCGTCGTCGGCGGGATGATGGCAACAGGCTGCCGCACCATGATCTTCTCCTCCTCGGCCACTGTCTATGGCGAGGGCTCTGTCCCGCTCACGGAGGAGCAGTCCGACTTATCCTCGAGCAACCCCTACGGTTGGACGAAGGTGATGATCGAGCAGGTTCTCACCGACATCGCCACAGCCTCAGATCTCCGCGTGGCGCTGCTGCGGTACTTCAACCCGGTCGGCGCGCACCCGTCCGGCCTCATGGGGGAGGACCCGACGGGGATCCCCAACAACCTCATGCCCTACGTCGCCCAGGTCGCGGGCGGAAAGCGCGAGAAGCTGACGGTGTTCGGAGGCGACTATCCGACTGACGACGGCACGTGCCTACGCGACTACCTCCACGTCCTCGACCTCGCCGACGGCCACATCGCCGCCCTCGAGAAGATCTCCGCGGAGGACATCTCCGTCCGTGCCTGGAACCTCGGCCGCGGCACTCCCGTGTCCGTCCTCGAGCTCGTTCACGCCTTCGAGCAGGCCTCGGGACAGAAGGTCGCCTACGAGATCGGGCCGCGCCGAGCGGGGGACCTCACGGCGGTCTGGGCGGACACGACGCGGGCCCGCGAGGAGCTGGGCTGGTCGGCCGAGCGCACAGTGGAGGACATGTGCGCGGACACGTGGCGCTGGCAGAGGCTCAATCCCGACGGCTACCGCACCGCCCTGTAG
- a CDS encoding N-acetylmuramoyl-L-alanine amidase codes for MRVRAAVLGSALILAPTAAIAEPAEGTAVISLLDAGATEPLADSPSESAGYQLLTEPLAADEFFVAGVTWEGAAPHSVEIRALEQDEWGDWYALEIEADDEGRDGTEPYIAGGAFGIQVRVSGEVLPEALDLALSNGRGGDSPSTEIPDEAAVAPQPGSEMEEAINADEVAPEPLLDAHTATTSSFTAGDAVQAVPASLALPMSPSTLTVPAPRVVTRAQWGETRVPPLWRPSYANLGGAVIHHTAGSNSYTAAQAPSVVQSVHDYHTYSWGRGWDDIGYNFLIDRFGTIYEGRYGTLSSTAGKMVVGGHAAPANTGSVGISVMGTYTGTVQPSASSMTAIEDIVAWQFSRAGVDPRGTWTFYNSRLGRNSTVPAVLGHRDVSSTVCPGNIYPLLSSVRANAALKIESARKPQRGDNDIAIYKTNDFSPTANEYQYFGKSGDEVYVGNVLGNGDLPFIRRGNTFIFAEGPTSPTTTRTHVLGTAGQEVYTGDIDGTGREAVILRSGNRFDIYQNPASNRPTKSINYGRAGDEVFVFDWDGDGMDEIAV; via the coding sequence ATGAGAGTCCGCGCAGCGGTCCTTGGCTCTGCCCTGATCCTGGCGCCGACGGCAGCGATCGCAGAACCAGCAGAGGGCACCGCAGTCATCAGCCTGCTCGACGCAGGCGCCACCGAACCATTGGCCGACTCTCCCTCCGAGAGCGCCGGCTATCAGCTTCTCACCGAGCCGCTCGCGGCCGATGAATTCTTCGTCGCGGGGGTCACCTGGGAGGGGGCCGCCCCGCACTCCGTCGAGATCCGCGCCCTCGAGCAGGACGAATGGGGGGACTGGTACGCCCTGGAGATCGAGGCCGACGATGAGGGTCGGGATGGAACCGAGCCCTACATCGCAGGCGGCGCCTTCGGCATCCAGGTCCGCGTCAGCGGCGAGGTCCTCCCCGAGGCCCTCGATCTCGCTCTGTCGAATGGCAGGGGCGGTGACTCCCCGAGCACGGAGATCCCCGATGAGGCGGCCGTTGCCCCTCAGCCGGGCAGCGAGATGGAGGAGGCGATCAACGCCGACGAGGTGGCTCCAGAGCCGCTCCTCGACGCCCACACCGCCACCACCTCCTCCTTCACCGCTGGGGATGCCGTTCAGGCTGTCCCGGCCTCCCTCGCGCTTCCGATGAGTCCGTCGACGCTGACGGTGCCGGCGCCCCGCGTCGTCACCCGCGCTCAGTGGGGCGAGACACGGGTCCCGCCGCTCTGGCGCCCGTCCTACGCGAACCTCGGTGGCGCCGTTATCCACCACACAGCCGGTTCGAACAGTTACACGGCAGCCCAGGCCCCGTCCGTCGTCCAGAGCGTCCACGACTACCACACGTACAGCTGGGGTCGCGGCTGGGACGACATCGGCTACAACTTCCTCATCGACCGGTTCGGCACGATCTACGAGGGCAGGTACGGCACCCTCTCGTCGACCGCGGGGAAGATGGTCGTCGGCGGCCACGCGGCGCCAGCGAACACCGGGTCGGTCGGCATCTCCGTCATGGGCACGTACACGGGCACCGTCCAGCCGTCCGCGTCGTCGATGACGGCGATCGAGGACATCGTCGCCTGGCAGTTCTCCCGGGCCGGTGTCGACCCGCGGGGTACATGGACGTTCTACAACAGCAGGCTCGGCCGCAACTCGACCGTCCCCGCTGTCCTCGGACACCGCGACGTCTCCTCGACTGTCTGCCCCGGCAACATCTACCCGCTTCTCTCCTCGGTGCGGGCGAATGCCGCCCTGAAGATCGAGAGCGCACGCAAGCCGCAGCGCGGGGACAACGACATCGCCATCTACAAGACGAACGACTTCAGCCCGACCGCCAACGAGTACCAGTACTTCGGTAAGTCGGGCGACGAGGTGTACGTCGGCAACGTCCTCGGCAACGGCGACCTGCCCTTCATCCGTCGCGGCAACACCTTCATCTTCGCCGAGGGGCCGACCTCGCCGACGACGACCCGCACCCACGTCCTCGGGACCGCCGGCCAGGAGGTCTACACCGGCGATATCGATGGCACAGGCAGGGAGGCGGTCATCCTCCGCTCCGGCAACAGGTTCGACATCTACCAGAACCCCGCCTCCAACCGACCGACGAAGTCGATCAACTATGGTCGCGCGGGCGACGAGGTGTTCGTCTTCGACTGGGATGGCGATGGGATGGACGAGATCGCGGTCTGA
- a CDS encoding IS3 family transposase (programmed frameshift) → MSVMNNPGRASQRRYSPEEKAAAVRMVRALRKELGTKNGTVKRVADQLGYGPESVRTWVRQADIDDGHLPGVSTDEARRLLELEQENRELRRANEILKRAAFFLRGGTRPPTQEIVAFIDLNRDDIVAGRRLGVESICRVLQVAPSTYYAAKKRGPSARAIRDAELIPQLFELWEANYSVYGVRKLWKAARRAGIDIGRDQTARLMRAAGIEGARRTKKVRTTHRDATVPRHPDLVDRDFTATGPNQLWVTDLTFVATWAGIAYVCFIIDVYSRMIVGWRVASHMRTPMVLDAIEMARWSRGTHLPGLRCHSDAGSQFTSIRYGERLAEIGAVPSIGTVGDSYDNALAETVNGYYKTELVRGPAHPGPWKTIEDLELATLGWVHWHNTERLHGYLGDVPPIEFENTHYTATSTPNVLIGIK, encoded by the exons ATGTCAGTTATGAACAATCCCGGACGCGCCTCGCAGCGGCGGTATTCACCAGAGGAAAAGGCGGCAGCGGTGCGCATGGTGCGCGCCTTACGTAAAGAGCTGGGCACGAAGAACGGCACGGTCAAAAGAGTTGCCGATCAGCTCGGATACGGCCCAGAATCGGTACGCACCTGGGTGCGTCAGGCCGATATCGACGATGGCCACCTCCCTGGTGTGAGCACTGATGAGGCCCGCCGTCTGCTCGAGCTTGAGCAGGAGAACCGCGAGCTGCGCCGGGCCAACGAGATCCTCAAACGCGCAGCGT TCTTTCTTCGGGGCGGAACTCGACCGCCAACACAAGAAATAGTGGCCTTCATCGACTTAAATAGGGACGATATTGTGGCCGGGCGCCGTCTTGGAGTCGAGTCCATCTGCAGGGTATTGCAGGTGGCTCCAAGCACGTACTACGCCGCGAAGAAACGTGGCCCCTCTGCTCGTGCGATCCGGGACGCGGAGCTGATTCCCCAGCTGTTTGAGCTGTGGGAAGCGAACTACAGCGTCTATGGAGTGCGGAAGCTGTGGAAGGCTGCACGCCGTGCGGGAATCGATATCGGCCGCGATCAGACCGCCCGTCTTATGCGAGCAGCAGGGATCGAAGGGGCACGACGGACCAAGAAAGTCCGAACCACTCACCGTGATGCGACTGTCCCTCGGCATCCTGACTTGGTCGACCGTGATTTCACCGCCACAGGCCCGAATCAGCTGTGGGTCACCGATCTGACATTCGTTGCCACCTGGGCCGGGATCGCGTATGTGTGCTTCATCATCGACGTCTACTCCCGCATGATCGTCGGCTGGCGAGTCGCCTCGCATATGCGCACACCCATGGTCCTCGATGCGATCGAGATGGCCCGCTGGTCGCGCGGGACTCACCTGCCCGGGCTTCGGTGTCACAGCGATGCAGGCAGTCAATTTACGTCCATTCGCTACGGCGAGAGACTAGCGGAGATCGGCGCTGTTCCCTCGATCGGTACTGTTGGCGATAGCTACGACAACGCTCTGGCTGAGACGGTTAACGGATACTACAAGACCGAGCTCGTGCGCGGGCCGGCACATCCGGGTCCGTGGAAGACGATCGAGGATCTAGAACTGGCCACCCTGGGCTGGGTCCACTGGCACAACACTGAACGCCTTCACGGCTACCTCGGAGACGTACCACCGATCGAGTTCGAGAACACCCACTACACTGCTACCAGCACCCCCAACGTGCTGATCGGAATCAAATAA
- a CDS encoding ABC transporter permease yields MSIFSDLKGSRELLENLTMREVKGKYKRTALGQLWSLANPIALMIVYSFVFAIVIRVQPAPGDPSGLDLFVLWLMCALLPWIFFSGVITGSMATVVGNENLIKKVYFPRSILVFANTLSALYQHVWEMVILVIVILLLGSNILIYIPLVAVTMILLALFATGLGLIFSIANVYFRDVQHFAGILFQLWFYASPIVYPAELVREQSDSFGPIIGSITIENLYYLNPFIHFAEIFRNLLYDARWPDWGQFGLVAAGSIAIFFIGWKIFDRHQDHLAEVL; encoded by the coding sequence TTGTCAATATTCTCCGACCTCAAGGGGTCGCGCGAGCTTCTTGAGAACCTCACAATGAGAGAGGTCAAGGGCAAGTACAAGCGGACCGCGCTCGGCCAGCTCTGGTCGCTGGCGAACCCGATCGCCCTCATGATCGTCTACTCGTTCGTGTTCGCGATCGTCATCCGCGTCCAGCCTGCGCCCGGCGACCCCTCGGGCCTCGACCTCTTCGTCCTGTGGCTCATGTGCGCCCTGCTGCCGTGGATCTTCTTCTCCGGTGTCATCACCGGCTCGATGGCGACCGTGGTCGGCAACGAGAACCTCATCAAGAAGGTCTACTTCCCCCGCTCGATCCTCGTCTTCGCGAACACGCTGTCGGCGCTCTACCAGCACGTGTGGGAGATGGTCATCCTCGTCATCGTCATCCTCCTGCTCGGCAGCAACATCCTCATCTACATCCCGCTCGTCGCGGTGACGATGATCCTGCTCGCCCTCTTCGCGACAGGGCTCGGGCTCATCTTCTCGATTGCGAATGTCTACTTCCGCGACGTCCAGCACTTCGCCGGAATCCTGTTCCAGCTCTGGTTCTACGCGAGCCCGATCGTCTACCCGGCCGAGCTCGTCCGCGAGCAGTCCGACAGCTTCGGCCCGATCATCGGCTCCATCACCATCGAGAACCTCTACTACCTCAACCCGTTCATCCACTTCGCCGAGATCTTCCGGAACCTCCTCTACGACGCGAGGTGGCCGGACTGGGGCCAGTTCGGCCTTGTCGCCGCCGGGTCGATCGCGATCTTCTTCATCGGGTGGAAGATCTTCGACCGCCACCAGGATCATCTCGCGGAGGTGCTGTGA
- a CDS encoding ABC transporter ATP-binding protein — translation MNEIAVSVQNVSKSFKIYKELNRTLKSAIIRRRRSVAEDFQALNDVSFEIEKGSTFALVGDNGSGKSTLLKCMAKILVPNSGTIVADGRLAAMLEVGSGFHPELSGRENVYLNGSILGMSRAELDARFDEIVDFSGVEEFIDQPVKNYSSGMYVRLGFSVAIHTRPDILLVDEILAVGDAAFQDKCTKKFADLRNDGKTVVVVSHSIPQLRAMADHAAWLQDGDLVEVGSARTVIERYGDSTKKGVRIDSDGRVRWGSGEALVERVEVLDSEGQPADYLVATGDRLTLRLHYNASQRIERPVFGFSMEALDGTYLWGNNTRDLEFHIDHIEGRGAIDLTIPRLYLQPGQYVFHGSIVNTTTEHVYDYVREAAAIGVKRGTPFESGGFVILDGRWSTPAGA, via the coding sequence ATGAACGAGATCGCTGTCTCTGTCCAGAACGTGTCGAAGAGCTTCAAGATCTACAAGGAGCTCAACAGGACACTGAAGTCCGCGATCATCCGCCGGCGCCGCTCCGTCGCCGAGGACTTCCAGGCGCTCAACGATGTGAGCTTCGAGATCGAGAAGGGCTCGACCTTCGCCCTCGTCGGCGACAACGGCTCCGGCAAGTCGACCCTGCTCAAGTGCATGGCGAAGATCCTCGTCCCCAACAGCGGAACGATCGTGGCCGATGGCCGATTGGCGGCGATGCTCGAGGTGGGCTCCGGCTTCCATCCTGAGCTGTCGGGCCGGGAGAACGTCTACCTCAACGGGTCGATCCTGGGCATGTCCCGCGCCGAGCTCGATGCCCGCTTCGACGAGATCGTCGACTTCTCGGGCGTCGAGGAGTTCATCGATCAGCCGGTGAAGAACTATTCGTCCGGCATGTACGTGCGGCTCGGCTTCTCGGTCGCCATCCACACCCGTCCCGACATCCTCCTTGTCGATGAGATCCTCGCGGTCGGCGATGCGGCCTTCCAGGACAAGTGCACGAAGAAATTCGCCGACCTGCGCAACGATGGCAAGACCGTCGTCGTCGTCTCCCACTCGATCCCGCAGCTGCGGGCGATGGCGGACCATGCGGCGTGGCTGCAGGATGGTGACCTCGTCGAGGTCGGCTCCGCCCGCACCGTCATCGAGCGCTACGGCGACTCGACGAAGAAGGGCGTCCGCATTGACTCCGATGGGCGGGTCCGGTGGGGCTCCGGCGAGGCGCTCGTCGAGCGCGTCGAGGTGCTCGACTCGGAGGGCCAGCCCGCCGACTACCTCGTTGCTACGGGCGACCGGCTCACGCTGCGGCTCCACTACAACGCCAGCCAGCGGATCGAGCGGCCGGTCTTCGGATTCAGCATGGAGGCGCTCGACGGAACCTATCTTTGGGGGAACAACACCCGCGACCTCGAGTTCCATATCGACCATATCGAGGGCCGGGGCGCCATCGACCTCACGATCCCCCGCCTCTACCTCCAGCCCGGCCAGTACGTCTTCCACGGTTCCATCGTCAACACGACGACCGAGCATGTGTATGACTATGTCCGGGAGGCCGCCGCCATCGGCGTCAAGCGCGGCACCCCCTTCGAATCGGGTGGCTTCGTCATTCTTGATGGCCGCTGGTCGACACCGGCGGGAGCCTGA
- a CDS encoding glycosyltransferase family 4 protein yields the protein MGERMKIAIVTLDTFSTKMAGPAIRVWEMAGMLAREHEVTVLTFAAADRTSPHFAIRGTRVADFEKDLGTPDIVIIQGYLVHTFPWLGEREFRLVVDLYDPFHLESLGVEKHRPMPDRDRALQHAIGELSAQIRIGDFFLCASESQRSLWIGHLAALGRVNPRTYDADGSLRSLIDLAPFGIAGPTPVQERRAIKGAIPGISESDHLLIWGGGIYNWFDPLTVISAVGIAAQTDPTIRLLFLGAKHPNPDVPQMAMAVEARRRADELGLTDTHVFFLDDWVEYGDRHNYLLDADIGITAHFADIETHFSFRTRVLDYLWTGLPIITSAGDFFGDLVEARGLGRTVPVEDEAAMATAILDVLERAEEIAPRVLEAAEDFSWETTLAPLLAYCRDPHYAADRLDRTAPVEVAAPRPTLRSLTSKTWESVRRAGLRHTAARAVRYLRR from the coding sequence ATGGGAGAGCGCATGAAGATCGCCATCGTCACCCTCGACACGTTCTCGACGAAGATGGCGGGCCCCGCCATCCGCGTGTGGGAGATGGCGGGGATGCTCGCGCGCGAGCACGAGGTCACGGTCCTCACCTTCGCCGCCGCCGACCGCACCTCACCCCACTTCGCCATCCGGGGCACGCGGGTCGCCGACTTCGAGAAGGACCTCGGCACGCCCGACATCGTCATCATCCAGGGCTACCTCGTCCACACCTTCCCGTGGCTGGGGGAGCGGGAGTTCCGGCTCGTCGTCGACCTGTACGACCCGTTCCACCTCGAATCGCTTGGGGTGGAGAAGCATCGGCCGATGCCCGACCGGGATCGCGCCCTCCAGCACGCCATCGGCGAGCTGTCGGCACAGATCCGGATCGGCGACTTCTTCCTCTGCGCAAGCGAGAGTCAGCGCAGCCTGTGGATCGGGCACCTCGCCGCACTGGGCCGGGTGAACCCCCGCACGTACGACGCCGACGGGTCGCTCCGCAGCCTCATCGACCTCGCGCCATTCGGGATCGCCGGCCCCACCCCGGTCCAGGAGCGACGCGCCATCAAGGGTGCGATCCCCGGGATCTCCGAGAGCGACCACCTCCTCATCTGGGGCGGCGGGATCTACAACTGGTTCGACCCCCTCACCGTCATCAGCGCCGTCGGCATCGCCGCGCAGACGGACCCCACGATCAGGCTCCTCTTCCTCGGCGCGAAGCACCCGAACCCCGACGTGCCGCAGATGGCGATGGCGGTCGAGGCTCGCCGCCGGGCCGACGAGCTCGGTCTGACCGACACCCATGTTTTCTTCCTCGACGACTGGGTTGAGTACGGGGACCGCCACAACTATCTGCTCGATGCCGACATCGGTATCACCGCCCACTTCGCCGACATCGAGACTCACTTCAGCTTCCGCACGAGAGTGCTCGACTACCTGTGGACGGGCCTGCCGATCATCACCTCCGCAGGGGACTTCTTCGGTGATCTTGTCGAGGCCCGCGGCCTCGGCCGCACCGTCCCCGTCGAGGACGAGGCCGCCATGGCCACCGCGATCCTCGATGTTCTCGAGCGGGCCGAGGAGATCGCGCCCCGCGTGCTCGAGGCCGCGGAGGACTTCTCGTGGGAGACAACCCTCGCACCGCTCCTCGCATACTGCCGGGACCCGCACTACGCCGCCGACCGGCTCGATCGGACCGCGCCGGTCGAGGTGGCCGCGCCGCGGCCGACGCTCCGCTCCCTCACGTCGAAGACGTGGGAGTCGGTGCGGCGTGCCGGCCTCCGGCATACGGCCGCCAGGGCTGTTCGCTACCTGCGGCGCTGA
- a CDS encoding glycosyltransferase, with translation MRRAVALCRTANDAARVQGAWEAQRASSWTLTILLPPEAGTDVISSMSAPGITVSTVEGPLIPEALRLAAESDVAWLLREGRAPETGSLAAIEQWLSQRPADVLYGDSVDEGGVLTTRPRFGRIRMLSTGAIGDSLVISGALAQEIIAQGAPTEWHAAVMALIDSAQTVDHIPVVLDSGRGDPPLSTAERAAILSPHDPAAILSGDGRHILPGAPISQESVSIVIPSIGTAASFGEDDRPALLPCLESILARDTALLREIIVVAGPRMPQHVIDSARDIAGDLLVVVDIDGEFSFSASCNLGAAHATASHILFLNDDVEVVTDDWLALMMRMALRPRVGAVGARLLFPDGRIQHCGITVRPDTCEPNHLYYRAAPDTVTDPSASACSEYLAVTGACLLVSREDFESVGGFSLRLPLNYNDVDLCLKLKAAGLVSVSCNPVTLLHRESTSRVPALTEDEKGAMQLWRGEVQDDPYWYAWS, from the coding sequence ATGAGACGGGCGGTCGCCCTCTGTCGGACGGCGAATGACGCGGCGCGCGTCCAGGGCGCCTGGGAGGCCCAGCGCGCCTCATCCTGGACCCTGACGATCCTTCTGCCGCCCGAGGCGGGCACGGATGTCATCTCGTCGATGAGCGCTCCTGGAATCACAGTCTCGACTGTTGAGGGACCCTTGATCCCCGAGGCTCTCCGCCTCGCGGCGGAGAGCGACGTGGCGTGGCTCCTGCGGGAGGGGCGGGCGCCAGAGACCGGCTCACTCGCGGCGATCGAGCAGTGGCTGTCCCAACGCCCGGCCGACGTGCTGTACGGGGACTCGGTCGATGAGGGTGGGGTCCTCACGACTCGGCCCCGCTTCGGCCGGATCCGCATGCTGTCGACCGGTGCCATCGGCGACTCGCTCGTCATCAGCGGCGCTCTCGCCCAGGAGATCATCGCCCAGGGAGCACCCACCGAGTGGCACGCCGCGGTCATGGCGCTCATCGATTCCGCACAGACCGTCGATCACATCCCTGTCGTCCTCGACTCGGGGCGCGGCGACCCGCCCCTCTCGACCGCTGAGAGGGCGGCGATCCTCTCCCCGCACGATCCGGCAGCGATCCTCTCGGGCGATGGTCGGCACATCCTCCCCGGCGCGCCGATCTCGCAGGAGTCGGTCAGCATCGTCATCCCCTCGATCGGGACGGCCGCGAGCTTCGGCGAAGATGACCGACCGGCGCTCCTCCCCTGCCTCGAGTCGATCCTCGCCCGGGACACAGCCCTTCTTCGGGAGATCATCGTCGTCGCCGGCCCCCGCATGCCCCAGCACGTCATCGACAGCGCCCGCGACATCGCCGGTGATCTGCTCGTGGTCGTCGACATCGACGGCGAGTTCAGCTTCTCCGCCTCGTGCAATCTGGGGGCCGCGCACGCCACCGCCTCCCACATTCTGTTCCTCAACGACGATGTCGAGGTCGTGACCGACGACTGGCTCGCCCTCATGATGAGGATGGCTCTGCGTCCCCGTGTCGGCGCTGTCGGGGCTCGCCTGCTGTTCCCCGACGGCCGCATCCAACACTGTGGAATCACGGTCCGACCCGACACGTGCGAGCCGAACCATCTCTACTACCGCGCGGCCCCCGACACTGTGACCGACCCGTCCGCGAGCGCCTGCTCGGAGTATCTTGCCGTCACGGGTGCGTGCCTGCTCGTCTCCCGGGAGGACTTCGAATCCGTCGGCGGATTCTCGCTGCGCCTGCCCCTCAACTACAACGACGTCGACCTGTGTCTCAAGCTCAAGGCCGCGGGGCTCGTCTCGGTCTCGTGCAATCCCGTCACCCTCCTCCATCGAGAGTCGACGAGCCGGGTTCCCGCGCTCACCGAGGACGAGAAGGGTGCCATGCAGCTCTGGCGCGGCGAGGTCCAGGACGACCCGTACTGGTACGCCTGGTCCTGA